CGCCTGACACTGCATGCCGAAATGAGCATGATGATTAAAATGATGGCCGGCAGTAAACTCGAAGAAGGCATTAACCAATTGGCCGACACGCTTTCGAAACTGCCTTACCGATAAAACCAACTAGTTCAAAAAAAAATTAAAGAACAAACTCTACCTCTTTAAACATAAATTCGCTAAGTGTTCCATCGCGCTTTTCGAGCCGAAGTTGACCAAAACTGCCAATACCGGTAATTTTTGCTTCAAACTCAGTAGCTCCTTTTTTATAACGGTGCCAACCGCTATTTCTGAATAAATTTTTACAATACTCCTCATCAATTTCATCAAACAAGCCACGGTTTAAAACATGCAGGTACTCATCCAACTGCAATAAAAACTCCTTCAAAATTGCCGTAATATCCAATTCTTCATTCAGCAATTGTTTCAGAGAAACCGGATTGGGAGCACCCGATAAAAATTTTTCCTGGTTAACATTTAATCCCACTCCAACAACCGACGATTCCAGGTTATTTCCCTTCACCCAGTTTTCGATAAGCATGCCTGCAATTTTTTGCTCTCCAACATAAATATCGTTTGGCCATTTAATTATTACCCCTTTAAGATATTGGCTAAGAACCTTAACCAAAGCCAGACTAACAATTTTTGAAATATAAAACTGTTGGGCGGCCATTAAAAAATCAGGTTTCAGAATTAAACTAAAAAGCAAATTTTTACCCCTTTCGCTTTCCCACGAATTGCCAACCTGTCCGCGCCCACTATGCTGATAATGTGCCAAAACGACAGTACCTTGAGTTGCCTTTTGGGCAAGCAGTTGCTTGGCATAGTTGTTGGTACTGTCAACCTCACTTAAAACAATTATATTTTTGTCAGTTAAAAACATATAAATTCAAAAGTAAACCATTCGCTTAAAAAATGGTTAATTGACAAAAAGATTATCTTTGTGAGGTACAATAATTTTATATGAAGAAAACGGAACAGTCAAAAGTTTTAATAGAAGCAATTCTTGAAGGAATACATCGAATAAAAGGAAAAGACATTATACACGTTGATTTGGAAAGCATCGATCATACCGAATGCGGACATTTTATAATTTGCCACGGAACCTCTTCAACACATGTTGATTCAATTGCACAAACGGTAGAAGCAACAGTTAAAGAATTAATTGGTGAAGATGTTTGGCATCGCGACGGCTACCGAAA
Above is a genomic segment from uncultured Draconibacterium sp. containing:
- a CDS encoding biotin--[acetyl-CoA-carboxylase] ligase; its protein translation is MFLTDKNIIVLSEVDSTNNYAKQLLAQKATQGTVVLAHYQHSGRGQVGNSWESERGKNLLFSLILKPDFLMAAQQFYISKIVSLALVKVLSQYLKGVIIKWPNDIYVGEQKIAGMLIENWVKGNNLESSVVGVGLNVNQEKFLSGAPNPVSLKQLLNEELDITAILKEFLLQLDEYLHVLNRGLFDEIDEEYCKNLFRNSGWHRYKKGATEFEAKITGIGSFGQLRLEKRDGTLSEFMFKEVEFVL
- the rsfS gene encoding ribosome silencing factor; this translates as MKKTEQSKVLIEAILEGIHRIKGKDIIHVDLESIDHTECGHFIICHGTSSTHVDSIAQTVEATVKELIGEDVWHRDGYRNAIWILLDYGDVMLHVFQEEARRFYNLEGLWADAKITKIEDE